From the Cyclopterus lumpus isolate fCycLum1 chromosome 25, fCycLum1.pri, whole genome shotgun sequence genome, the window ACACAGAACCCTTATGGAAAGTAGAATTGTCACAGATCCCGCACATTTTACAGTATGTATAATTGACTTAAATCAACATACAAATAGACCAGGGCAGGTATCTTGTGCACAGCGTGAATACTGATCACGTCTTCCTGAATGCAATTTTCTCAATGTGGCGTTTTTATCAGGATCCAAACAGATTCCTCCGACTTTACTTTCTGATCCGGTTCAAAGACTCTCAATCGTTGCTTTGTTTGTTGATTCTCCGTCAGACATTGTTTGGTCTGGAGGTATTTCAGAAGGGTATTAAACACCACGTCGGAGTTCTTGTGCAAAGTTGGAGGTTTTACAGACGGCATCCTCAGCAGGcgctttttgtctttgtttttttcgaGGCTGACAATGATCTTCACGCCGCTATACAAACCAGGAACAAGGACTCCGCGAACATAAGCCCAACAAAAGACTTGTCAGGAGAAACCACAGGTGTTTCCTCTCAGCGTACACACGTCGGAGGTAATGACACAGCTCTGAGCTTTAGAGATTGAACTTCTGAGGAAACCACCAGAAGCACCGGGACCCTCTTTaactctcctcctctgtgatcTCCTAACCGTGGAAGGACATCTCTCTGTCATTGTCTCACGCAGATGCCACAAAACATACACGGCAGACGTGGCGCAATGAACCCGGAGCACGCGCTCCCACGACAAACACCAATACGTGCCTGTTCTATCTCGGCAGAGGCAGACGCCAGTTACGCAGGTTAATACTCCCCCGTGTTCCCAGCAGCACAGGTAATTTTGTTATTCCGTTTACACCCATCCCTGTCTGCTGTACATAATGGCCCCAGCCCTGAGAGGAAGAAGGCATTTACTTATACAAAACCTTGAGGAAATCCCTACCAATCCTCAGGGCTCACGTTCAGCAGCGCCCCCCAAAACACAAAGGCTATGCAAATGTGCCCAGCCCGCGTTTATCTACCCTCGGTTTCCGTTTGCACCGCAGGAACCGGCATTGTGCCGCGCGTGGCGATTATCGCGTGTAATTTACATAGAATACGCACAGGAAACAGAGAGCTGATCTCTAACAAAGCAGGCAGGAGTCTCCATCGGCTCAGCGGCTATCTGACGGCGCAGCGAAATCACAGGTTTAGCTGGGTGGGGTATTAAACCTACAaggtggggttttttttgttggtttttttttcctgctgttCAGGGAAACACTATCTCCTCCAAATGTTGCTTGTTTATCTGCCTCGTTTGTTTTATAACCCAACTCTAGCAGCCCCCTTTCCCCGTGGAAGCTGCATCTTCAGCCGCGGCTAATCTGCCCTCCGCCTGTGTTTCCTTTGTCACCGAATCCATGTATCAACACAGCGAGGTGCAGCCGGATCGAGGAGGTGCGTAATTGCACAAAGGACACTCGTGCTAATACAGCCGGgtgagagcgagtgtgtgtgtgtgactgactcaGCCGACGCGAGACATCGTTGCGAGTGCGAAGGGATGGAAGTCATAACACTGCAGCGTGGCGTCATCCATACAAAAAGGCTGGCACTGAAAGCACTCCCATCAGGGTCTCGAGGCATGAGGGCGAGATGAGAGATCGCATTCCTGAAGCGGGACGCTTTACCtgaggaagaaaaacaccagaatctggaggttgggggggggggggggtcatctaGAGGTCACGGCGCACAAGGAATCACTTTCAGCTCTCACTGAAGCGAAATGTTAAGGCTGTAAATGACTTGAGGTGCTGCTCGATAACTCCTAACAAGGTGCACACATCTTCTCACGTATTGTGCAATGCAACTATGCAAAGCATTAATTTTTTCCCACGAGAACAAAGTAAAATTACGATTTTTCTCCACTAAACGAcatcttttttcccccactgaATCACTCACACAATCCCACGCTTTCAGCGGAGACCCCGAAAAAAGGTTGGCAATTTGTGTCCGATAGGGGGAAAAAGTAGAAAAGGACATCTTCGCGCTCAAGTATCAAATGAATAGTTAATTTCTGTGTGGCCGGATCAGGAGGTTATAACGgggcaacacagacagacatctgATTTTGGCAAAAGTACACTGCCGTCATAAATACAACACTGATTCTTTCAGAGGACCCTCCGAAGGCCAGTCACAAGCCGAGCATGAGTTCCTCGCAGTACAATAGCCACCCTTACAGACTTATCATGCCCGTCATCTTTATCATTTATATGAATCATCGGGCAGTATGATGTGGCTCATTCATCAGTTTTAAGTATGACACCAGTGActtttccccttttctcttAAAATGTTGTACACATGGAACAGTGAGTTGAGCTTCAGGATAGTTCCACcccttaaaaaataataaatcctaTTCCACTGGGTTAGGATTGGATGTGAAATTGGATACATGTTGAGTTTGGTGCACCGCCGTGACAAATGAACACACGATCACAAGAGGACGACTGTTAACAACTGCTTTGGGGTTTATTTTACAattgagaaagaaatgaaacaaaCTAATCGTTgctaaaaagttttttttttttaaagtttttttttttacaatatcgTCGATAAAACATTGAAATGTATAGTCATTGTGCAtcgctttatttatttttccacacCATTTCATGCATCAAATTGGATGCAAGTATAATTAAAATCATTTCTGTAAACCAAGCCAAAGAAGCtaaatttgtattttctttaaaaaaaggacatttttgtAGCTCTACagcatatatctatatacaccatctgtttttattttattttgtttttttatcatttttgtATATAAAATGACAATATAAAAGTTAGAGAATGCACACACCTTAAGATACAAAGAATGTTGAGCCGTTTCAAATGGTAAGATATGTCTTATGGAGTACTGACATTTCACTGGTAATCATTTACACGTAACGGACTGCTCTCTTTACAGTTGAATAAAGCGACACAATTCAGAAAGAGAATGTTGTAACAAACCATACAACTGGAAAATTGCTATAAGGTGATACTTCACAACAGGGAAAAGTTTTTTTGAGCAAACTTGCATACTGACGGCCATTCATTTTCACTGACTCGTAACCAGAAGCAGCATTTCAGTTTTTCCAAATGTTCACgtgatctattttttttttttttgttcaaatacACTGACAGATTTATGAGCAGGCCGTTCATCATCAGAAATGAACATTGCAGTGATAggaaccccccaaaaaaaaggagaagtggGGAAATGATGGTCCTTGATCTTTTAAAATCTGAAGGATTTTTGACAAATGCAAGATATTTCAAAACATGTTCTCTTTACAAATTCAGAATTCAACTGTCTAAGGTGCTACTTCAGTCTTTCAGGgtattctttcattttttttttggtgtataCATTTAATTTTCACCTTCTTCATATCAAGtattttacagtttttctctccCACCAATTATTTTTCCACTCGCCACTTTTACCATTGAAGCAGTAGTTGTATTTTTGCCATGAAAAGATTAAAATCTTGAGTTTAACCTTGATTCACTCAAATACATGCACAGATCAGACAAAtagcatataaatatattacaaaataagtgtaaaaaaagaaaaagaaaagaaaagcttggcaaaacaaaaaacaaataaacatgaaaagacATGGTCCAGTCAGGCAGTtatcacaacaaaaaaataaaataagaccgtttttttcttcttcttctggcggCTCAGTTCGGCCCAGTGCAGTAACTGTGAACAATGTCATTTTAGTGCAATGAAATTCTAGTCAGTTCCACAGCTGTCAGTCTCTACTCTCAGCTCGAGACCCCCCGCTTAAACCTTCTCCATCTTGTCCAGCTTCTCCAGTTTCTCCAGAGCAGTGACATACACCAGGTGGTCCTCTGGAGACTTGCCGTGGGTCTTGCTGAGATGCAGTTTGACTGCGTGTTTGCTGACGAATGTCCTATTGCAGAGTCTGCACTGGTACACAGAGCTCGTGTCGTCCTCTGCCGTGGTCAAGGCCGACAGGGGGCTGCCGAATGTCATTTTGTCTGTGATCACCTTTGAGGCAGCCTGCTGCTCCCGAAGGTGCTCAGTTGACAGTTTGGACAGGTCCTTCATGCTGAAGCCCAGGTGAGACTCCAGGTGGCCGATGTAGGAGGAGGGAGTCCTGAACTGGGAGGCACAGTCACCACAGAGGAACACGGGCTGGCACGAGTCCATGTTCTTGAGAAACTTGGTGCTCCCAGTCCGTCTCAGCTGGTACTTGACGTTAGCCAGCCAGTGGGATATGGTGGTCATGGAGAGGCCTGTGAACTTACAGATGTGGACCCTTTCCTGGGGGCCCAGGTCAGTCATGGCGAAGCGGCCCTCTGAGGTCTCCCTCAGGCTGGAGGCAAACTGTgcctggaggatgaggaggtgcTGGGGATTCCAGTTGGATTGCCTCCCTTTCCTCTTCTGCACCGGAGAGAGGTCGTCTAGGGCGTCCTCAAATGCGCTGCCGTCGGCGTCCGACTTCTCTGAGATCGAGGAGGGGGTTGAAGATTTGGGCGTCAGCCTCCCAGTGAGGTTCTTCACCATGTCAGAAATGTCCATCAGAGCATTCTCtctcagaggagaggagaccgAGTCAGGGAGGGAAATGAGGGGTTTGTTACCATTCACGCTGCTGTTGGTCAGgagcatgctgctgctgttgttattgttactgttactgttaatGGTGGCCTTACTTTTACTAAGGTCTATGGGCTGGTCACTGTTTTCATACAATGGATAGTGGTTGATGGGCTCCGCTGGCTTGCCCTGAGGAGTTGGGTTGAAAGCTGGCTTATCCATCATGCTGTTGCTGATTTTGTAAAGCATAGATAGTGGGTCTGCGGCGGGGCTTACTGGTTTGGAGGCCTTACCGAGGTGCGTGTTCATGATTGACTGGAGTGCACTGAGAGGGTTGATGAAAGGACTTTCCGGTGAGTGATCGGTGATGATGCCAAGACAGTTGCCATTGGTTACTGGGGATTGGCACGCCTCGGAGCCGTTCTTTGAATGGTTATTGTGGCCGTCTAATAGGCTCTCTTTGGGCTCCTTCTTGCAGATGAGCTCTGAATCTGCGCTGCGCGGGCTGCTACTTCTTATACCAGATGGCTTACCTACAGAAAGGTCATTTGGAGAAGCTAATCGTTCTCGCTGCTCTCTCAGTGCAGGAGAGGGGGATTGTACTAGCGACGGGGGCCGGCATCGCTCCAGGCtcaccatcttctcctccttttctttcttcacagtGGCAGCTTTCCCTGTCACTTTCTCCACAAGCTCCTCCATGGCAGTGACATTGCTCCTGAGGGGGGTAGGGGAGGAAGGGCTCCGAGGCGAGTGGATGACTGAGCTGGGGTCAGTCACCAGGCCTCGTAGCCCACTGTTAAACATTGGCTGCATCTGAACACTCTGGACCATCGGGTGCAGAAGGGAGCCAGAGCTCTTCATGGCACCCTGCAGCTGGTAGGCTGCATGAATGCTTGGGTAGCCACCCCATGTGGGTGTGCCTGTCTGGGCCTTGCTGATGGCACTGGATACTGTGTTCTCAAGGGATTTGAGAATATCTAAACCCCCCTTTGGTGCCTCCTCCAGATCTTCTTCTCTAAGGTACTTATACGACGTGGCGTTAGTCTCAGATTTCTCACCTGggtcatctctctcctccttgaTTTTTCGCTCCACTGGCTCATCGGCTTCGACTTTTTCATCTTCACCTCCTTCCCTCTTGTCCTCTGAGCCAGAGGAGAGGGCAGGTGACACTGGCTGGGACTTAACACCACTGGGAACGGGGAGTCTGGTGGTGGTCGGTGGCAGTGGGATAGACTGAATcttttcttccaccactggaTCAAAAACCAGCTGTTTGCCTTTCTTGGATGCAGAATTTGTAACCTTCAAAAAGTGCCCGGTAACCATCATGTGGGCAGTCAACTGTTGCAGCGTGTCATGAGAGCTCCCACACTCCATGCATTTGAGGATCTGGGCTTTACGAGCTTCAAACTGCCACGTGTAGCTGGCACCGTTCTGGTAGCCATAGCGGTTGTTTGGCGTAACATAGGGGTTAGCTGCAGATTTTGTATCTTTGCCAACCTCCCCAAGAGATACATTACCACCACCGCTACCAGCATGGAGGGAGTCCGGGGAGCATGGGGAGACTATAGCATCGTGGATTGCTCGTCTTTTAGCAGAACTGGGCAACAGTTTAGTGGCCAAGGTTGGCACTGGTTCTTTGAGAGGCACTTTCTGGTAATGCTTGGTCTTGATCATATGAACGCTGAGATCTTGCAGAGACTCGAATGAGTGGCCACAGTACATGCACTTCAGCACCTTCTGGGCATCCTCTTTCCCTTCCATCTCCATCAGGGAGCGTTTACGCGGCTTGGACCAGCGCTTTCCCTGATCCTCGTCTTTGTCCTTGTTGTCGTCTCGATAGTGGCCCGTCTCGTTCATGTGGACTGTTAAACCCACTAGTGTGTCATAGGCCCCGCTACAGTCTTTGCAGCGAAACTTGCTCGCACCAGTGAAAACCGAACCGTACAGCTTGTTGTTCTGCCGGTAGAGCTGCACGGTGCTGAAGAGGCTGGGCTCTGGTAAAAGGTGGTAGGGGGTCCGCTGAAAAGTTTTGGCAAGTGCTGCCTGGTGCCAGTCATAGGCTACACCACCACCATTACTAGCCCCACCACTGCTGCTCCCACTACAGCTGGTTGCCCTTTGGCTGCTAACAAAGCTAGCTGCTGTGCCATTAGTGTTGTTACTTGCGCTGCCTGTGTGGTTGACAGTGGTGCTGGAGCTCCTGCCGTTGTGGTGACTGCTAGCCACGTTGACCCCACTGCTCTTGTCTGTGGTCGTAGTTATGGAGACAGAAGGAGTAGGGGCGGGCTCTGGAGTGGTGTGGGCACTGTTGACACTGCCAGCTGCAGCAGGCTTAGATTTCATGATGTCCATTGTGATGCTGGACCAAGAGGCATCTGAGATGAGGTTTGCATAGACGGCTTTCATCTGTGCCAGGCTATCCTGGAGAGAGAGGCCGTTGTTGGGGCGGAAGGGCAAAGCTGTGCTTTCCCTTTCCTGACCGTCCCTGGAAGAGGTGCTCTTGAAGTCCGTCAGCCGGTCGCTGACATCACTGAGGGGAGACCCGTATCCAGCGTCGGGGTTAGTGCCATTGCTAAGTGGAGAGTCTCTGTAACTAGGTGGCTGGCCTCCgtccacatcttcctcttcctcgttgCACAGAAACTCAGTGTCCTGGCCGTCTAATGAGAGGCCGTCGTCCTGCAGGTGCTCTTCCTCATCGTGATCGCCTGCCTTGAGCTCGTCTTCGGGCATGTAcgctggagagaaagagagcaagaggcAGAGGACAAAACaaggggagaaaagaagaggaagaaaagaggtcAGCTCAGTGAAATTAAAGATTTACAGCGCACCAACAGGAGCGCTGTCAAAATAACATGGAATGAATACTCaatgatgggaaatgtaggcttTCACTCTCATCcgatgttagtgtgtgtttgcatgcatgaatttgtgtgtatttcacaCACATGTGGCTCTGAAAGCCAGTGGTGAAAAAAGCCTCCAAGGGAAAAATAAATCACTGAGCTTCTGACAGTTGTCCTTTTCCTTCCCAACTCCCTATTCCTCCACACATGCCTCATGTTCCCCAGGAAATGACTGGCTGTTTGGCCTTGTTAGCCAGCTGCATGCTTGCATGTTcaactcctccccccccccccccccccctttctctttctttctctcttccccaaGCTTTATTGCCTTTCACTCATCCAGTCAGTAAAGTTTTGCTCCTCACATGTTCAGGTTATGCAACCGATCGGGGAgggaaagaaacaaaacattcattTGGAGATATTGCGGCTTATCCCCATCTGGTGCGCTGAAGGTCATTTTCATTTCAGCT encodes:
- the LOC117728079 gene encoding teashirt homolog 1-like, with product MPRRKQQDPRRSAAYMPEDELKAGDHDEEEHLQDDGLSLDGQDTEFLCNEEEEDVDGGQPPSYRDSPLSNGTNPDAGYGSPLSDVSDRLTDFKSTSSRDGQERESTALPFRPNNGLSLQDSLAQMKAVYANLISDASWSSITMDIMKSKPAAAGSVNSAHTTPEPAPTPSVSITTTTDKSSGVNVASSHHNGRSSSTTVNHTGSASNNTNGTAASFVSSQRATSCSGSSSGGASNGGGVAYDWHQAALAKTFQRTPYHLLPEPSLFSTVQLYRQNNKLYGSVFTGASKFRCKDCSGAYDTLVGLTVHMNETGHYRDDNKDKDEDQGKRWSKPRKRSLMEMEGKEDAQKVLKCMYCGHSFESLQDLSVHMIKTKHYQKVPLKEPVPTLATKLLPSSAKRRAIHDAIVSPCSPDSLHAGSGGGNVSLGEVGKDTKSAANPYVTPNNRYGYQNGASYTWQFEARKAQILKCMECGSSHDTLQQLTAHMMVTGHFLKVTNSASKKGKQLVFDPVVEEKIQSIPLPPTTTRLPVPSGVKSQPVSPALSSGSEDKREGGEDEKVEADEPVERKIKEERDDPGEKSETNATSYKYLREEDLEEAPKGGLDILKSLENTVSSAISKAQTGTPTWGGYPSIHAAYQLQGAMKSSGSLLHPMVQSVQMQPMFNSGLRGLVTDPSSVIHSPRSPSSPTPLRSNVTAMEELVEKVTGKAATVKKEKEEKMVSLERCRPPSLVQSPSPALREQRERLASPNDLSVGKPSGIRSSSPRSADSELICKKEPKESLLDGHNNHSKNGSEACQSPVTNGNCLGIITDHSPESPFINPLSALQSIMNTHLGKASKPVSPAADPLSMLYKISNSMMDKPAFNPTPQGKPAEPINHYPLYENSDQPIDLSKSKATINSNSNNNNSSSMLLTNSSVNGNKPLISLPDSVSSPLRENALMDISDMVKNLTGRLTPKSSTPSSISEKSDADGSAFEDALDDLSPVQKRKGRQSNWNPQHLLILQAQFASSLRETSEGRFAMTDLGPQERVHICKFTGLSMTTISHWLANVKYQLRRTGSTKFLKNMDSCQPVFLCGDCASQFRTPSSYIGHLESHLGFSMKDLSKLSTEHLREQQAASKVITDKMTFGSPLSALTTAEDDTSSVYQCRLCNRTFVSKHAVKLHLSKTHGKSPEDHLVYVTALEKLEKLDKMEKV